In Salvelinus namaycush isolate Seneca chromosome 17, SaNama_1.0, whole genome shotgun sequence, one genomic interval encodes:
- the LOC120061865 gene encoding transmembrane protein 271-like translates to MKLSGKGLCTIVSSTLLFVCAVSEVVVGFKCISLGTKVKVHFHLSTAAGAFYSGILVGLGQALLGFALLCCKGKPGCRNFFLMGILVFLLGVLTAFSGAVVDGDTVSLVERKYSHYCLDIDSVELTTICNQLKDYQKSLVISTIFSTLECLLGLMNLVIIKRYKTAQFYRRRQSHRQSAGDILCSEEQDFTVSEFQPVSYINLGIFHVFDEAGVEVQCRGHPSIELPGYSPMDPELNHSYPFSYPLPNELPPAYEDIFPGDESNK, encoded by the coding sequence ATGAAGTTGAGTGGGAAAGGACTGTGTACCATCGTCTCCAGCACCCTCCTCTTCGTCTGCGCCGTGAGCGAAGTTGTTGTCGGATTCAAATGCATCTCGCTGGGCACCAAAGTAAAAGTGCATTTTCACCTGTCGACCGCGGCTGGGGCTTTCTACTCGGGGATACTGGTCGGACTAGGGCAGGCGCTGCTGGGCTTTGCGCTGCTTTGTTGCAAAGGGAAGCCCGGGTGTCGGAATTTCTTTCTCATGGGTATCCTGGTGTTTTTGTTGGGAGTTCTCACCGCTTTCTCCGGCGCGGTGGTGGACGGGGACACTGTGTCTCTTGTGGAGCGCAAATATTCCCATTATTGCCTAGACATAGACTCTGTGGAATTAACCACCATCTGCAACCAACTGAAGGATTATCAGAAAAGTCTAGTCATCTCGACCATTTTTAGCACTTTGGAATGCCTTCTTGGGCTTATGAACTTGGTGATCATCAAAAGGTACAAAACAGCGCAATTTTACAGACGGAGGCAATCACATAGGCAGAGCGCGGGGGATATTCTTTGCAGCGAGGAGCAAGACTTCACCGTGTCCGAATTCCAACCTGTTTCATATATTAACTTGGGGATATTTCACGTGTTCGACGAGGCAGGTGTGGAAGTACAATGCAGGGGCCACCCGTCTATCGAGCTCCCGGGTTATTCACCCATGGATCCCGAGCTCAACCATTCCTACCCTTTTTCTTACCCGCTCCCGAACGAGCTACCGCCCGCGTACGAAGACATTTTCCCTGGAGACGAAAGTAACAAATAG